The Candidatus Aminicenantes bacterium genome includes the window CCCCCGGAAAGGGATCAGCTTGCTCCTGATTTCCGCCGGGAACTGCGAGCCGTCGAGCCGCCGGATCTCATGCTCGAGCGGAGCGCCGGCCGCGGCCTGATCGCGGTTGACCAATGCAGTTGTTTCCGGGTCCATGAATTCGGTTATTTTCCTGCCGACGATCTCCCGGATCTCGCCACCGAGCATCTGGACCAGGTTGGAATTGGCGTCGATGACCGTGTTGTTTTCCAGAATGCACATGCCCTCGAAGGTCGCCTCGGCCAGGATGCGGAAGCGCGTCTCGCTCTCGTTCAGGGCCGCTTCGGTCCGTTTGTGCTCGGCGATTTCGTTCTGCAGCCGGACGTTGCTGTCGCGCGACTCCTGCTCGTTGCGCCGGGCGCGCTCGATGCTGCGCCGCAAGTTGTTGGCCAGCATGCGCGCCGGCACGGCGGCCAGGATGAAGATGGCCATGACGGTGATCAGGACGAATACCGTGGTGTGGAGCTGCTGGGGCCAGGCGATTAAGCCCTCGACTTCGGCCATGATAATGATCGCGGCTGAGAGCATCGACAAGGCGACGATGGCCAGGAATTCTTTCGGCCTGAGCAGCAGGGCAGCGATGATGATGATCACCGGATAGAGCATGGAGGCCAAATCGTGGATGCCGCCTCCGGTGTACAGCAGGATGGTGACCAGGGCGAGAAGCGAGACAAAGGTCAGGAAAATGGCGGAGCGCAGGCGGCCCGAGTGGAGCAGGACCAGGAGTAAAAATGCCATCACCACGCCCGCGGCCAGTTCCACGGTCTTGTCGTACTGGCCGGCCGCGGCGGTGGCCGCCGCCACCAGGATGCCGGCCGCTATGCCGTGCAGCAGGATCAGGTTTAAAAAATAGGCCGACTGGTTCTTGTCTTCATCGTCGAAATGGGGAGGCGGAAAGTGTTTGCCAAAATATTTCATCAGCTTGAGGAAAACCGATTCCTTTCCTTCTGTCATGTTTGATGCCTTGGGTGATCTAGGGTGTACCAATTCTAAACAGGCGTTTTTAAATTGTCAAATAAAAAAATAGAAAATCAGCTTTCCTCGATGCGCAGCGAAACCATCACGTCGCCCTGGCGGATGGCGTCGACAACCTCCTGTCCCTGCAGCACCTTGCCGAAGACGGTATGGCGGCCGTTCAGGTGCGGCTGCTCGCAGTGGGTGATGAAAAACTGACTGCCGTTGGTGTCGGGCCCGGCGTTGGCCATGGAGATGACCCCGGTCTCGTGGCGCAGCGGGTTGTGGCGCACCTCGTCGGCGAAGCGGTAGCCCGGGCCACCGCTGCCGCTGGCGCTGGGGTCTCCGCCCTGGATCATGAAGTTGGCGATGACGCGATGGAAGCTGACGCCGTCGTAAAAATTTTCGCGGGCCAGGAAGATGAAGTTGTTCACGGTTTGCGGGGCATGCTCGGGAAACAGCTGCAGGACGATCTCCCCGCGGGCGGTGGTGATGCGGGCCCGGTAGGTCCTTTTGCCCTCGATGACCATCGGCGGCGGGTTTTTCCATTGCTTGGCGGTCATGGGATGCTCCTTTTTAGTGTTCCCGGTCCCGGAGATACCCGGGAACCGGAATATCCCTTATTTTCTCATAGCAACGACGCTTTTAGCAACTGGTTCCCGAAACGGGTCCCTTAGACTTTCGCCATGTTTCAATGTTCGATAGCCCCGGTGAAAATCGCCTCAAAATCATGGCCGTGCAGCCGGTGCAGCTCGTGCAGGTCCTCGTCGTTCCAGCGGCTGTCGGGCGCTCCCGATATGAACCAGTTGGAGCCGTTGTCGGCGACGATCATGCCGAATTTTTTCAGGGCGCGCAGGATCTTCTGGTTTGTGGCTGAAAAACCCGAGATGTCGATATCCGACTTCAGGCGCAGACGCAGACCCATGGGCGGCAGGGCGGGGGCATCGCTCGACGAAGCGAAATGCCTGGCCGGAAAAATGAAGCCGCGCTGGGTCCTTTCCACCGTGAAGCGCAGGGCGTGGCCGATCTCCCCCTGCTGCACCTCCAGGTAGCGCACCAGGCCGGGAAAGATGGGAAGGCCGGCGGCGTCGGCCGACGTCCAGTACTTGGGGCGCAGGGCGTTGGATGCGAGATCCCATTTGGCGCCGCTTTCGGCCTCCCAGCCGTTCGCGGCCTTGCGGGCCTTGTACAGCTCATACAGCATACGCTGGTCGCGGTCGATGACGATCACATGGCGGTCGCCGTCGGAAGCGGCGCCGCCTTCGATTGGGGCGTCGTCGGGAATGGGGAAGGGCCCGGGATCGCTCTCGTCGCCGTAGGCGGTGTAGGTTATGGCAACCCGGGTTTGACTGCCGGGCACGACCCGGTAGGGGATGCCGTTGGGCGCGCCGTCCCAGACCGTGCCGAAACTCGGGTGCAGCTCGCCGTTGCCGCCGATGGCGTTGATGAAAACGTCCGAGTCGGCATGGACGGGATAAGTTGATATATCGGCGTTCCAGGGGTTGTCGGCCGGAAAGACCGGAAAATCGATCAGAAGTGGGTCGACGCTTTCCGCCGGGTTTTCATTGTCCGCCCCGTCCTTTTGGCAGCCGGGAGACGCGAGCAGCAGGAGTGCCAGCAGGAAAAAAAATACCAAGGGCACGGATTTTTTCCGTTTCATGGGAAACCTCCCGCCGCATTATACCCCGATTAAAGGACTCGGAGGGAGTAGGATTCGAATACACGCACTATGTTTTTGGCCATTTCAGTAAACCGCCGAAAACATCCAGTGCGTGTATATTCGCACTAGTTGATTTTCCCAAATTACTGAACCTTGGGAAAATCAAAGTGCGAATACCCACGGTCCCCAACCGTATCTTAGTCAAAGAACACGGAGGGAGTAGGATTCGAACCCACGGTCCCCGTAAAGGGACAACGGTTTTCAAGACCGCCGCAATCGACCACTCTGCCATCCCTCCGGCTGGTCCAGAATTGTAACAAATGGTCGAATGGCTGTCAATTTGGTTTTTGAAATCAAGGTGAGATTACCACTCAGTACCAACACTATAGGTTTCGTGGTGCCCAGAGGGCAACGAAACCTGTCTAGTGTTGGTATCGTCACACGAGATGATTTCAGTAGCTGTCATAATTGCTAAAATCATGGTTTGACTGAAGTGTGACTATCATCCGTTCGTCCTGGCAAGGCGCAAGCCGACCGAGAGCAGGGGCAGGGTTTCGTTGGGATGGTCGCGGTCGCGCTGCAGGGAACGCACGCCGGAGCCGAGCGTTTCCCAGCTGGCGCCGCGATAGACGCGGCCGGACCAGTTCGGGTTGTTCTCGCAGCCGATGGGATCGACCTGATAGCTTAAGGGGTAGGGGAAGCAATAAATGTCCCGCCACCACTCCCAGACGTTGCCCAGCATGTCGTAGAGGCCGAAGGCGTTGGGTTGCTTCAAGCCCACCGGATGGGTGCAGCCTCCGGCGTTGTCCAAATACCAGGCGATGGCATCAAGCTCGCCGTACCTTTCGCCGGTGGTGCCGGCGCGGCAGGCATACTCCCACTCGGCCTCGGTCGGAAAGCGGAACAAGTCGCTGCCGAGCATCTGGTTGAGCGACGCGATGAAGTCCCGGCACCATTCCCAGTGGGTCTCCTCGACTGGGTAATTATCTCCGATTTTAAATTTGGACGGATTGCTGCCCATGACCGCCTGCCACAGGGCCTGGGTCACTTCGGTTTTGCCGAGCCAGAAGGGCTTGGAGATCAGCACGGTATGGACCGGCTGCTCGTCGAACTGGGCTTCGGGCGACGCGCTGCCCATCTGGAATTCACCGGGAGGGATCAATGCCAATTCATAACGTATGCCGTTGACGGTCAGCACGCCATTGCTGTAAGTCGCGATACTGTCGGTGATGGCGACCGTCAGGGTGTGGTTGGTGCTCATGGTCACTGTACCATTGGGGGCAACTACAACGTTGTCGAGCCTGACCTGCGGGTTGTAGAAACCGGCTTTGGTTGTGAAGTTATAATTGACTGACGATCCCTTCTTGTACTTGGCGGTGGCAGCAGGTGTACCGGTCGTGCCAACATTCAGGTTGACGGTCAGGGTCCGGGTCTTTTTCTTAGTCAGCAGGATAACCAGGACCGCCCCGGCGCCCCCTCTTTCTCCTTAAATTGGGGAACCGCCTGTTCCGCTGTCCAGGCCACCCCCATGCCGATAAAGGTAACCACGACCAAGACGGCGATCAATTTTTGCCAATTACATTTGCTCATTAGTCCCCGCTTAAACTATTACATGCAGAAGGATGTCAGAAATGTCATTCATTCGTCCTGGCGAGGCGGAAGCCAAGGCCGGCGGAGCGGAAATCCGCCAAGCCGTAATTGCGGCGGGCTGCCCGTATGCAATCGGCGGCGCTGTTGAAACTGCCGCCGCGACGGACATAGTGCGTGCCGGAAGCCGGGCCGCCGGGATCGTTCTGTGCCGTTGATGGATAAGGCCCATACCAGTCCCGGCACGACTCGCTGACGTTGCCCAGCATGTCATATAGCCCGAAGGAATTGGGTTGTTTCTGGCGCACCGGGTGGGATTGAAAACCTGAGTTGCCGCTATACCAGGCGATCGCATCGCTGTCATCGTAGCGCTCGGCCGTGGTCCCGGCCCGGCAGGCATACTCCCATTCGGCCTCGGTCGGCAGCCTGTAGCGTCTGCCGGTCATGGCGTATACCTTCTGGATGAAGGCTTGCGCATCATTCCATGATACCGTTTCCACCGGATAGTCATCGCCGTTTGGATAGGCTGAAGGGTTGCTTCCCATTACTGCCTTCCATTGCCCCTGGGTGACCTCGTACTTGCCGATCTGGAAAGGAGAAATTGCCACGGCATGCACCGGTCGCTCGTCCGGGTAAGCTTCGCTGCCGGTAGATCCCATCTCGAAAGTACCGCCGGGGATGGCCACCATGTCGAAATCCAGGTTCGCCGTCATTACGGCGTTTATCGTCGCTGACTGCCCTTCAACCACGACTATGGAAGTGGTGAAGTCGATAAAGCTGGTGAAAGTCAGCCTGACGATGTGCGTCCCGATCTTGACCTGGTCCATGGTGATATCACTGGTCTTGCCGGTGTCTTTCCCGTCGAGATAGAGCCGGGCTCCGGCGGGGAGCGAGGTCACATGGAGCGAGCCGGTCATTTGCGCCGATGGATTATTATCATTCTTTTTGGTCAGCAGCACCACCGCGGAGATCACAGCCCCGGCGCCCAGGAGGACAGGCAGCCAGGGGAACCTTTTGTGTTTCTTGATGATCGGTGCCCCCTCCTTCTCCTGAAATTGCGGGACGGTTTGTTCCGCTGTCCAGGCCACTCCCATGCCGATAAAGGCCAGCAAAACCACGATGGCGACTCGTTTTTGCCAGTTATGAATTTTCATCCGACCTCCTTGCATGAAAGCATTGGCGTTCATTCGTTCGTCCGGGCCAGGCGGAAGCCGAGGCTGGCGCAACAGTAGGATGGAGAATAGATGCCGCGCCGGGCTGAGCGCACGCACTCGGGCGGGCCGCTAAAACCGGCGCCGCGGCGGGCGCGTAAATTGCCGGAAGTCGGGCCGGTCGGATCGGTCTGATTCATGGCGGAATAAGGCCCGTAATAATCCTGACAAATCTCACCGACATTGCCCAGTGTGTCATACAACCCGAAGGCATTGGGCTGCTTCTGGCCCACCGGATGGCTCTCGCTGCCCGCGTTGCCGTTGTGCCAGGCGATGGCATCGATGTCTCCATAGCGTTCGCCGGTGGTTCCTGCCCGGCAGGCGTACTCCCATTCGGCCTCGGTCGGCAGGCGAAAAAAATTGCCGCCGAGCATCTGGTTGACCTTGTCAATGAAGCGATGGCAATCGTCATTGGTGATGGTTTCCACCGGATAATTGTCGCCTTTTTTAAAGTAAGCGGGATTACTCCCCATGACCGCCTGCCACAACCCTTGCGTCACCTCGGTCCTGCCGAACCAGAAGGGCTTGGTTATCGATACGGCATGAATCGGCTGCTCATCGGGAAAAGCTTCCGGACAATCGCTGCCCATCTGGAACTGGCCGGTAGGAATCAGGACCAGTTCGTAGCGTATCCCGTTGGCTGTCAGCACGCCATTGCTGTAAGTCAGGTTGCCATTATTGGCGGCATTGACGGACACGGACAAGGTGTGGTCCGCATCCATGATCACGGTGCCGCTGGCAGCGACCAAGTCGTTGTCGAGCCTGACCTCGAGGCTGCCATAACCCGCTTGCGCAGTGTAGCTGTAATTGACGACCTGGCCTTTGCTATAGCTCGCTGTGGACGCCGGCGTGCCGCTGGCGCCGGTGCCGATATTGATCGTCAATGTATGTTTCTGTTCTTTTTTCCCCGTCAGCAGCGCGACCAGGACCGCCCCGGCGCCGACGCCCAGGAGGACAGGCAGCCAGGGGAACCTTTTGTGTTTCTTGATGATCGGTGCCCCCTCCTTCTCCTGAAATTGCGGGACGGTTTGTTCCGCTGTCCAGGTCGACAAGGCCCCCAGAAATACGAGCAACATTCCGATTGCTACCATCTTCTGCCCATAACGGTTGATCATTGGTCCTCCTGAAAAAAACTCTTGTATGAATCCGGAATAATGTTATTTTCAAAAGGCATCCTGGACAATATGACTTTGGATATATTCTGCAAAATAAACCTCCGGGTTTATTTGATTGTCCGTCAGCTTTAACGTTCTCGTACTCATTTCTGTTGGCCAAAACAGCGGCTTGATTCTATATTCTCCGGCAACCTGTTAAAATATGGGCATGGCCAAGAAATTCGCCTTTGAAAGGTACCTCTGGTTCCATGCCAAGCTGAAGGCCGGGCGCTATCCCAAGCTTGCCGATTTGGCTGAAAAATTCGAGATTTCCCGGCGCCAGGCGGCGCGGGAGATCGATTTCATGAAAAACTTTTTTTCGGCCCCGATCGAATACGCGCACGAGCGCAACGGTTACTATTACAGCGAAGCCGGTTTCGAGCTGCCCGGCATCTGGCTCGGGCAGGAGGAGATCGTCGCGCTGATCATTTCCAAGCGCATTTCCACGGCCATTCCCGACCAGCGCCTCAAAAAAAAGATCGATTTTTATTTCAGGAAAATAGCCAGCTCGACCGACTTCGACTTCCAAGACCTGGAAAAGAGGGTATCGCTGAAAAACATCCATTATTACGCCGTGGCCCCGGAAATATTTTCCGCCTGCGCCTTCGCCCTGGCCAAGAACAGGAGGATGCGCATCACCTACCGTTCCGCCTACAGCAGCGAGGCCGGCGAACGCGAGATCAGCCCGCTGCATCTCCTGCTCTACCTGGGCAACTGGCACCTGATCGCCCATTGCCACAGCCGCGGCGGCTTACGCGACTTCGTCCTGTCGCGGCTGGTCGAGATAGAGGTACTCAACCAGCCGGTGGGTGCCGAGCTGCTGGCCCGCGATGTCAAAGGGATGATCGACAGGCATTACGGGATCTTCCTGCAGGGCGAGGAAAAGCAAGTCAAGGTGAGATTCCGCGGCCGCAGCGTCGGCATCGTCCGCGACCAATCATGGTTCGCCGGGCAGCAGGTCCGCGAGGAGAAAGATTCGCTCTTGCTCAGCTTCCCGGTCACCGATTACCGCGAGGTGCTCGGCGACATCCTGCGTTTCGGCGCCGACGCCGAGGTCCTGGAACCGGCCGAGCTGCGGGATTTGATCAAGGAAACCAGCCTCAGCATGAGCCGAATCTACCAAAACACCCCAGTAGGCTAGGTTAAGAAATGTAGGGGTTTGATTAATCAAACCCCTACCTATCAAACCTCGATTTTTTAACAAGCAAAAAAAAATAATAAAAATATTTATTCTCCTGCCCCATGACACGATTTGTCATAGCGGCTGTTTTATATTGTTGGCAGGAGAATATAATGAAGAACGAACAGCTGAGTTTATTTCCCATGCAGGACCTGGGCCAGGCCATGATGACCGCCAGAGATTTGATCGTGGTCGCCTGCGATTACGTGGATTTGTGGGGCAGCGCCTGCCTGGAGAATCTGGACACCCCGGCCTTCATCCGCTCGATCTACTCGCAGCAGGGTTTGCATGCCGTTCAAAAGGCCGGTTGAGGCGGAAACCGTCGGCCAATCCAACGCGGCCTTTCCATTTCTTGATTGCGCGAGGTAGAATATAGGCGGGAGTGAACCAGGGAATGCTAAAAGAACCATCGCTCATCGTCCAGTTGCTGACACTCGCGCTCCTGGCTGCATTTATCGGCTTCATGAAATGGCTTGAAAAAAAGCCGCGGAAAATAAGGCAGCAGCTTGAGCTATATCCGGCCGCAGCGGTTGAAAAAGAATCCATTGTCGACCGCAATCCCGGCGGCCCGCTCACCAAAAAACAGGCGCAAAAATTGTTCGAGACAATCCTGCAGGCCGCGATCAGGCAGAAGGCGGACACGATCCTCATCGACACGATCTCCGGGCGGCCTCAAGTGCGTTTGCGCCTGGAGGGCGGGTTCCAGGAGCTGACCGGAATAGGGGACAAGGAATCTTACCGACGTCTGGTCGCTTTCGCCAAGGACTGCGCCGGCCTGCCGGCGGCGTCCGCGTCGGCAGCGGAAGGTTGCGGATCCTTTCACCGCCTCTTCCGGAAGGGTCACCTGCGCAATGCCGGCTTGCGAGTCGTAAACGGGGAAATTTCCTATGCCTTTGACGAAACCCCGAGGCGCAACCGCGCCGTCCGCTTCGACCTCGAGTCTTTTCCCGGGCCGGGAGGCGAGTCGCTGAAGATCATCCTGCGCCAGGAACTGCCCAAGGAAAGCACGCGCTTTGACCTGGGTTTTGCCGCCGCCGCTGAGGAGAAATTCGTCCGCGCCGTGCGCTCGCGCTCGGGAATTATACTGCTGACCGGACCCTGCAACTCGGGAAAGTCGACCGCTACCTACCGCGCCCTCTCGCTGCTGCGCGATGAAGGCCGGAAGATCGTCACCGTTGAGTGGCCGATGGAAAGAAAGATCGACGGGGTCGTGCAATACCATCTCCAGGACCTGCCGGATGTCTACGACATGATCGGCAGGTGCTTGCGGCGCGCTATCCGCCGCAAACCGGAGGTGCTGATGCTGCAGAACATCGACTGGGTCGACGAAGACGATGCCCAAGCCGCCATCGACTTCGCCGCCGCGGGCGGACTGCTAATCACCGCAGTGCATGTTGCCGGTTGCGCCAGGGGCCTGACCAGCCTCCTGTGGCGCCATTTCGTGAAGCGAAGGCAGGATGCGGCCGAACTGTTTAAAGTCGTGGTGGCGCCGCGGCGCTTGTTCATGGTTTGTGCTCATTGTGCCGAGGAACACTCGGTGCCGGCGAAGATCTTGATCGAGGCCGGGTTGAGCGATCCCCCGGTCGCCGGCGGCGGCCGCGTCGCCACCTGGCGAGGCCGCGGTTGCCCGCTATGCGAGAATACCGGGGAACTTGGATCGACCGCCGTTTACGAGGTTTTGGACCTGACCGGGGAGATGAAGCGCTTCATTTAGAATTCGAACGATTGGTATTTCGAACAAGTTGAGTATCTGGAGCGCCAAGCATGGCTGCACGGCATGCGCACCCAGCGCGAACTTGCATTGGAGCGGGTGCTCGCCGGCGATGTCAGCCTCCGGCATGCGCTGCTGAATACCATTAAACCAAAATGGCTGACCGCGGTGCAGGCCGGTCGGAACTCGTTTTCCCGCCAGTACTAATAAGCTTTCGTCAATTCAATTGGTTGACGAAGTTGACGGATGTGGAGAGGGATCGGGTTGGAGTGGGCTTTTTCCCTGGCGTCTTCAGCGTATTTTTTCCAATGAGAGGGCGATGGGTTCGATTTCCAGCGAAACGAAAGTCACCGTATAGGTGTCGATGTCGTTGATGCTGGCGTAAAAGGCGCCGCTCTGCCCGGTTTTACGCAAGGTCCATTGGCTGCCGATGCCGCGTCCCTTTTCATCCAAGAGGAACGACATGCCCGTTGCCTCGCCCTTCTGGTTTTCGGCTATGCCGTCGACCAACATGTTGCGGAAGGCATCGGGGCCGAAAACATTGGTTTCCAGGGGATAATCGCTGTTGGCTTCCTTGCCCTTCTCGATCGGTTTGCGTTCCGGCCGCGGCACGGGGGTGCGGGTAGCGATATCGAATTTGTCGCCCTCTTCCAGGTAGTGCACAACGATGCCCTGGGCCCGCATGCCGCCGGCAGGCGACCATTTGAATTTGCCGGCTGCCCTGGCCAGCGACGTATCGATGATCACCACTCCCGAACTGCCCAGCACTTCGATGGCTCCGCCGCGGCAGACCGCCGCGGTATCCTCATCGATGCCCACGCCCAGCCAGGCTTTGGGCTGGACATGGATGGCCATGAGCAGGCGGCCGACGCGGCCGCGCTTGAGGAAATGCTGGTCGACCATGCCCTGGTTGAAGAACCCCAGCCCGTTGGCCAGGCTCACGCCCCTGGGCTCGGGGCAGGAGTCGGGCATGTAGTCGGCCCCGGCGCTGAGCGCCTTCATGCTGGAGCCTTCGCAGATCATCGGGTCGCACATCATGGCGGCGCCGGCGCTCGAGCCGCCGATCACGCCGCCGGCGGCATAGACGCCGCGGATGCTCTTGAGCAGGGGCGAGTCCTCGCCGTTCGCCTTCTTGAGCGTCCGGTTGTAGCGGATCTGGTCGCCGCCGACGAAGAACACGGCAGTGTAGTTCAGCATGTCGTCGGCCAGCTCCTGGCTGAAGCCGTTGCCGCTCCACTTCGATTCGTCCACGTCCTTTGTCGACGGGTCGTCGACGACGGCCAGGGGGAAGATGCGGATCCGTTCGGCCGGGACGCCCAGGCGGGTGAAGTCAACGGCGTAGGCGCGGCCGCTGGCCGCAGGCTCCACGCTGCCGGCCGGGATGATGGCCAGGCGGATGCGCTCCACGCCTCCGCCCAGCTCGATGAAGCGCTTGTCGATGCGCTCGAGCGCCGACGTGATGTTGCCGCCCATGATCACCAGGCTCCCCGTGCCGTTGCTCTGCCCGGGCAGCCAGAGGAAGTTCAGCAGCCCGGACACGACCAACCACCTGCCCAATTTCTTCATTGTCCGCTCCCGGAAATCGCCTGGCTGAATTTCATCAGGCGACTCCATGCGGATTGTAAAGGGATAGCCATGGAATTGCAAGAAGCTTCGAACGGAATCGGTTGAAGGAATTGATTTCAGCCTAGTTGGCTGACGTAATTGATGTATTGCGGCGGCGGGTCGGGGATGAACAGGCCCAACTGCTTTTCAGGAGTGGTTTCCAGCCCTGAGTACTCGCTGTTCCAGCAAACGATGCCCTGGATGCTGACCGGCTCGTTGCCGATGGTGAGAATGATCTTCACCCTGCGGTTGATCGGGAAAAGCTGGTATTCGGCCTGGATCAATATGCCATGGGGGGAAACATTCCGCGCCAAGCCGGGGCTGAAGGTGTCGTTGTCGCCGTAGACCAGTTCCAGGGGGTGCAGCAATCTCTTCTCGATCCGTTTTTCCATTTTTGCCTCCGGGATTCAGTGCGAAACGGAATTATATCTTATTTTATCGTTTATGGCAAAATTTATTGGCCAAACGGTTCTAGCCGCCGTTTGTCTTTTTTCCGATCATGCGGGCGAAATTCTTCATTACCCAGAGGTGGGCCCTGGCCTGGGTTAGGTTGTAGAGCGGCCAGGGGATGGTGGGACGGTAATCGTGAATCGCGATAAGGGCGGCCTTGCCGTTGAGCACCTGGCGGAATTCCAGGCGTGGTTTCCGGCTGGGCAAGTCGGTTTTCTTGGCCAGGAGGCCGCCGCTGATGTAAAAAAGCTGGCGGTCGGAAGCGGCGCTGCGCTCATGGGCGAAGCGCAGTTCCAGCAGGGAAATGTTGAAGAAACGGCTGCTGATGGTCAGGTTGCCCTGCTTGTCGGTGGCAGCGCGCAGCAGGGTATGGAAAAAACGCGGCAGCCAGGCGGTGTACTCCATGGCCAGCCAGCGGGCCGTTTTCCCCGGCGGCAAAGAAATCCGCTGCAGCGAGCGGACGGTGTTTTTTTCCGCATCGGCTGGCGCGGCCGGGCGATGTTTGGAACGGGCCAGCGAGGCGTGGACGGTTCGGAAACTTTCACCTCCCGCTTCCTCGGCCATTGCCGCCCGCAGGGCCTGCTCCAGCGTCTGTGCGCGGATGCCGGCTTGCTGCTGGAGGCTCAGGTCGCCGGCTGTCAGCGAATGCTTGAGGCTCTCCACCAGCGGCGATACCAGCTGCCTGGGGAAGCCGCTGATTAGGGTCAGGGAAAGCTTGGAAAGGCCGAGCAGCGGCAGGGGCAGGCGGATGAAAAGGCGTCGCAAGCCCATGACGCGGGCGCAGCGGCGCAGGAGCTCCCGGTAAGAGAGGATGTCGGGGCAGCCGATGTCATGGCCACGGTTGTCTGTGCCCGGGTGCTCGAGGCAGAAGCGCAGAAGGCAGGTGACGTCGGCCAGGGCCACGGGCTGGATGGCTGAATCGGACCAGCGCGGGCAGAAAATCAGCGGCGATCGTTCCAGCACCGAGCGGAACATGGCATAGGATGAACCGCGCAGGCCGATGACGATCCCGGCGCGCAGCGTGGTTACCGGCACGCCGTGGGAGCCCAGCGTCTGTTCCACTTCGCGACGACTGCGGATGTGGCGCGACAGATCGGCTCCGGCGGGGATCAGGCCGCCGAGGTAGATGATCTGCGTGATCCCCACCTGCGCCGCGGCCCGGGCGAAATTGTCGGCGCTGATCAGGTCCATGTCCTGAAAGCTTCCCTGGGTGAGCCTGGCCGAGGGCAGCATGGAATGGACCAAATAAAAAGCGGCTTCGGCGCCGGCCAGGGCACGCTCGCACTCGAAGAGGGAAAAAAGGTCGCAGTGGCGCCATTCGTTGACCGGGCAACACCCGGACGGGGGCGGGCGGCGGGTCAGGCCGATCACGTGATAGTCACCGGCCAGCTCCTCGACCAAAGCCCTGCCGATGAACCCGGTGGCCCCGGCGATGACGACGGTTTTCATGAATTTTCCTGGATGCATTCTACCCAGAAACTCCGATTCTGGCAATGTGAGAATATTTTCAATTTGGATTTTTTTGTACTTTTTCTCAAACTCACCCCCAACCCCCTCTCTTTTAAAAAGAGAGGGGGGAACACAGATATTCCCCTTCTCTTCCCAAGAGAAGGGGCTAGGGGATGAGTTTGTCGCTCTGGTTTGCCTTGTCAGACACATTTATTTATAATCATATTTAAAATTACCTCGTGAAGGAGTCACGAATTTGATCTTGGCCGCCAAATTCTTGTTACTTATCGTCTTGCTGGTATTGCTGCTGCGCTGGAAAATCGATCTTTCCCTGGCGGTTTTCTCCATCAGCCTGCTGACCGTGGCTCTTTTTGCCATCAACCTGAAATTGGCCGTCCGCAGCGCCTGGGCGGGGATCAGCGCCGGGGAGACCCTGGAGTTGTTCCTGATCATC containing:
- a CDS encoding PilZ domain-containing protein yields the protein MEKRIEKRLLHPLELVYGDNDTFSPGLARNVSPHGILIQAEYQLFPINRRVKIILTIGNEPVSIQGIVCWNSEYSGLETTPEKQLGLFIPDPPPQYINYVSQLG
- a CDS encoding cyanophycinase, giving the protein MKKLGRWLVVSGLLNFLWLPGQSNGTGSLVIMGGNITSALERIDKRFIELGGGVERIRLAIIPAGSVEPAASGRAYAVDFTRLGVPAERIRIFPLAVVDDPSTKDVDESKWSGNGFSQELADDMLNYTAVFFVGGDQIRYNRTLKKANGEDSPLLKSIRGVYAAGGVIGGSSAGAAMMCDPMICEGSSMKALSAGADYMPDSCPEPRGVSLANGLGFFNQGMVDQHFLKRGRVGRLLMAIHVQPKAWLGVGIDEDTAAVCRGGAIEVLGSSGVVIIDTSLARAAGKFKWSPAGGMRAQGIVVHYLEEGDKFDIATRTPVPRPERKPIEKGKEANSDYPLETNVFGPDAFRNMLVDGIAENQKGEATGMSFLLDEKGRGIGSQWTLRKTGQSGAFYASINDIDTYTVTFVSLEIEPIALSLEKIR
- a CDS encoding NAD-dependent epimerase/dehydratase family protein, with the protein product MKTVVIAGATGFIGRALVEELAGDYHVIGLTRRPPPSGCCPVNEWRHCDLFSLFECERALAGAEAAFYLVHSMLPSARLTQGSFQDMDLISADNFARAAAQVGITQIIYLGGLIPAGADLSRHIRSRREVEQTLGSHGVPVTTLRAGIVIGLRGSSYAMFRSVLERSPLIFCPRWSDSAIQPVALADVTCLLRFCLEHPGTDNRGHDIGCPDILSYRELLRRCARVMGLRRLFIRLPLPLLGLSKLSLTLISGFPRQLVSPLVESLKHSLTAGDLSLQQQAGIRAQTLEQALRAAMAEEAGGESFRTVHASLARSKHRPAAPADAEKNTVRSLQRISLPPGKTARWLAMEYTAWLPRFFHTLLRAATDKQGNLTISSRFFNISLLELRFAHERSAASDRQLFYISGGLLAKKTDLPSRKPRLEFRQVLNGKAALIAIHDYRPTIPWPLYNLTQARAHLWVMKNFARMIGKKTNGG